Genomic DNA from Mauremys mutica isolate MM-2020 ecotype Southern chromosome 13, ASM2049712v1, whole genome shotgun sequence:
TGGAACGGACCCCGGGTGGGAACGGAGCCCACGGTTCTACCTGCACACAAGCCACAACGACTCGGCCGGGGCTGGTCTGCAAAGCCAAGACTCCAGCCTCAGCAGCCCCCGGGACGGAGCCCAGGGTGATGGTCTCCCTCTGGGGCCCAGTGCTGCCGCCACCACTTACCCAGGGGACTCCTTGTGCTCAGGCGTCGGAAGTTTCTGCTTCTTCTCCCCAGACATGATCCAGGCTGGGCTTGTTACGCACTCACGTACCGAGCTCCCCCCAGGCAGCTCGCGCCCTCCTCACAGCCAGGGGCTCTCTCCTCACCGAGAGCAGCCCTTCAGCCCAGCTTCAGAGCCTAGGAAggttccccctccagccccccagcctcgctgtacccccccccctccctccacatgtGGCACCTTGAGGTCCAAGTGCAGGACGCGCATCTGATGCATGAAGGTGATCCCGTCGCAGATCTGCCTCACGAACACCATGCAGTCCACTTCCGTCAGGTGGTAATCCTCGTCGATGATGCGCTCAAagagctccccaccctccacactGTGCACAGACCAACGACAGCGTCACCGGACTGGGCCGAGCAGACCCCAGCCACCGCGGGCCAGGCAAGTGACAGCCgagccaccctgccctgcccctgcataGGGACGCTCCCCTACGCGGTTCCAGGGGCACAGTTCGCAGGACCTCCCCCCGGCctgggcagaggcagagcagggtgcCCCTCTCCTGAAGCATGGGGATGCAGAGGGTGGGTTACTGAGGAGACCCCTGGCCAAGGCTGTGGCGCAGAGGAACTGGATAGCTCAGGAGGCCACTCATTCTGGGTACAGGTTCGTGAGGGAAGGGGAATTCTGCAGGGAGACCCCAGACAGGGAACAGTCAGAGGGAAGCTGGAGGCGGGGGCAGGCACCCCCCCATCCTAGGTCCAGGCAGGTTAGTGGAGAGGCTATCCTAGCCAAGATCCCAGCAGAGCAAGACGGAGTTAGTGAGATTGCCTTGATTTCAGGGGTATGGGCTACAGATCGTCTCTTCCAGCCCGGGTACCAGGGACTGGGATGCAAGCAGAGCCGAGCGCTGCCTGGGCAGGGAatcccccagccagagcacaggggaagtggggaggaggagccctTGCTGGGAGCACTGTAACTCCCACCAGGGGACAGCGGCTGAGCGAGACTGCCCAGGAGGAAGGAGGTTCCCCGCCCCCGGCGAACAAGCGCGGCACCGTCAGGAAGCTCCTGTGCCAAGCTGCCGCCCAGCCGCAGCCCCATGCCGCTGGGCGATACTCACAACTCCATGAAGAGGATGATTTCCCGCGGCGTCTCGATTGCTTCATAGAGCTGGATCAGGTTCCTGTGGTTCAGCTGGTTCATCACCTCGATTTCAACCAGGGCCATCTCCTGTGGGACACACACCGCGTCAACGCGTGGAgcgcgggcagggctgggggagcccacaGAGGCAACACGCCAAGCCACCCGCTCAAGCCCAGGGCTGATGGCACTCCCGCCGGTGGTTGGCCCGCACACAGTCACGTGTTGGTTCATGTGCATGCGGACTGACAGACGTACACACCCAACCCAGGGCACACGGTGCACAGATGTGCGTGTCTCTGTCCAGGCTAACGCATGGCTACGCAGCCACAGCCACACAGAGACACATGCACAGGCAGACTCAGGAGAACACTCAGGACGCACCTTGTCCTTCGAGCCCTGTTTCCTAATGATTTTGGCTGCAAGTTTGAGCCCCGTCTCTCGCTCGGTGCACGTGCGAACTTCGCCAAACTTCCCCCTAGGACAAAGAAAAGCAGATAGTAGTAGCTgcgattcccccccgccccccacccccaccaggcaTGGTCTAGCCAGAGGCAAGAGGGCAAGCTCAGAGGCTAGCTGCAAAGGGGCCAAACTCAGTGGGGACATCAGTGGCTACAATGCCCTTTCGCTGGCATCCCCACAGAAAGGAGtgggcagggaggtgggttaCCAGTTCTCAGGGTAACTGGCCGGTCACGTGAACTAAAGCTCAGTCCCGGGGGTCACTGGGTTCTTGGAGTTTCCAAGCCTGGAGAAGGCGCGTTCCTAAGCTGAAAAGCCTGGTTTTAGCCCCAGAAGCCCTGCGCAAGGCTCCCCTCAGAGCTGTTCAGTGGGTTTCCTTCATCCAAGGGGGCACTGATGACCAAGAAGCAGCACTTCTGTTCCAGGGAGGAGGACTCCGGAGCATGCCCAGCTCTTGTCAACACAGGGCAGGACTCTACAGATCCAGTCCGGCTCTcccacagggcagggcagggcactagACAGTGGGctaatgagaacataagaatggccacactgggtcagaccaaaggtccatctagcccagtatcctgtctaccaacagtggccaatgcctggtgtcccaaagggaatgaacagaacagggaatcatcaagtgatccatcccctatcgccccttcccagctcctggcaaacagaggctagagacaccatccctgtccatcctggctcatagccattgatggacctgtcctccatgaatttatctagttctttgttgaaccctgttatagtcttggccttcgcaacatcctctggcaaggagttccacaggttgactgtgcgttgtgtgaagaaatgcttccttttatttgttttaaacctgctgcctgttaatttcatttggtgactccctCTGTGGTCGGGATGAAAGGGGCATACAGGGTCCTGGCAGCACATGGACAGGCACCAGTGGGGCAGGAGAGATGGGGCTGGGCCCACTGTACTGAGCTGGGACGAATCTTCAGCCGAACACCTGGTCTCTCCAGTCTGCCAAGCGAGGGGCACCTTGTCCCTGTGAGGTGCCAAGTACCAAATGACGAACATCTGCCCCAGGCAGCCTGAGCACAAGTCTCCCTCCATCTCTGCCCACTTTGGGGGCTCAAAGCGGGCAGAGCTGGACAGGGGAAGTGGTGGCAAGCCAGGGCCACCACCAGGACCAGTGTGGGAGAAACGTTTAATTGAAATGGCCAGACAAGGGCTGAAGGTTTGGAGAGACACGGCAACAGAAACAAAAGTTGGGTTATTttcaaaagagaaaaaggaaacttTTTGAAAGCATCTAAATGTCCCAGGGTGACGTTTTCGGAGCAAAACGGTTTGATTTGGTTTCTAAATGgctttttgaaatgaaaaaacaaacaaacagtgttTTACAAGCATTTTTTAAGGTTCAAAAAATGACGTCAGAACAAACTATTTAAATGGGTCCAAGGGAGAGTTTGAGAAACTTCATTTTGCAGGAACTGTTGATGGTTGGGGGCTTCCCCTCCCTATttctaaatagattttttttttcaaaatcacgGAGTTTCCCACAAAACAGAaaacacggctggggccgggctgtgCCCCCCAGGCCAGTCTCCCAGCCCACGGCACCTCCCTTGGTGGCTTGTTCTTaccctcccagcatctccttgGTGTTGATGTTGAACTTGCTGTTCACGGTGCTGGATTTCAGGGAGACAATGCGATGGGCGAAGGGAGCAGGTGGCGGAGGAACATCATCTGCAGAGACAAGATACATGGGACCACCCCGCTGCTTCCTTCCTTCTCAGCCGAGTCTATGGGGCTGGGGAGATCCTCAGgaagcagcccccactccctcctggctGGTGGACCCAAAGCTTCATCCACTCCTGGGGCGAGGCCGGCACCTAGTGGCAAAGCCTGGTACAGCCTGCAGCCAGCACCTCCGACCTCGCCTCACACTCCTGCCACTTCGCTGCTGAGTCACAGCACGTGCCCCCCTATAAATAGGGAAGGATGCCGCAGACCACCCAGGAGCCTGGCAATAAATCAGGAGGTTACCAAGCCCATCAGCAGCTCCAGTTCCGTTCCATAACCCTGCTAGACCCCTTTGGACCCCACCAGTCTCCTTGACAGCCCCTGAAAGATCCTCACAGCCCCATCTGCAGTCACAGACCCCCGATTCCGCACTGAGCACCAAGCTCCCCTCAAGCCACACTCTGCATTCCCCCAGCCCTATGCACACCCCAcacttccccccagccctgtccctcccACGCTGCTGATCCtgggcccccagccccgccccagggtATTTCCATGCCGTGCCACCCACGCTTCAGTTCTGGAGAGCTCGCCCTTCGCTCCCGGCCCTCCGACCCCCACGCTCCAAGCCTGCATTCCCCACTGCGCACTGCTCGGGCCCCAGCCTGCCTCCCTCTCAACACCCCTGCACTGTCAATCTGCACCGCTCCAGGACACGCTGTCCTAGGCAGGCAATGCAGATAGTGCAAAGATCTGAGTGACAGGTCCCAGGGAGCTCTTGGGACTCCTGCCCTGCTCTTAGATATCACAGGGAGAGGCTCTCCCTGGGCCTCGCGCTGTGTCAAAGGAGAGCAGCACGAACATGCCAGATGCAGAGCGGGCACAAGGCTTCCCATCCCAGCAGCAGGATCCTGGCTCGGGGACAGGGGGAACCAGGAGCTGGAGCGCCATTGGTGGGCAGTGAGTCAGAGACACTGGCGCCCTTGCTCTGCCTGGATGGAGCCCACCCTACATGCCTAAGAGATGGCACAGCCTTACCCAGGATCTGGAAAGGGTCCTCTTTCCCAAAGTCCGGCGTTAGGTaggggctgggcgggggctcCACTTCTTCCTCCTCTGATGAAGgtggctgttccccagccacAGGGCCTGTTTTCCCTGCTTTTCCGGGGCTGTCCAAGGCTGGAGGAGGCTGCTCCACTGAgctgggttctgcaggggtctcgTCTGAAGCAGGGTGGGGTAGCTCCAccgagctggggagctctgcaggGGTCTCGTCTGAAGCAGGGTGGGGTAGCTCCACcgagctggggggctctgcaggggtcTCGTCTGAAGCAGGGTGGGGTAGCTCCAccgagctggggagctctgcaggGGTCTCGTCTGAAGCAGGGTGGGGTAGCTCCACcgagctggggggctctgcaggggtcTCGTCTGAAGCAGGGTGGGGTAGCTCCAccgagctggggagctctgcaggGGTCACTGCCCCACTGCTGCTAGCTGGGCTGGGCACCTCGCTTGGGGTGGGTTTCTCTGGACAAGTCTGGGCTCTGGGGGCATCCGAAGCAGGGCCAGGCACCTCCACAAGACTTGGTTCTGCTGGCAAAGCGCTGGCTCCTTCGGCGGGAGTTGCTGGACCCTGCGGGCTCTTCTCTGCACATGCTGCTGAGGCCTCTTCGGCTCCCACCTTCGCCCCCCGGGGCTCCTCCCCTGGTCTGAAAGTGAGATGTAGCAGCGTGAGCCTGGCACGCCTGATCCAACCTGCCATTAATGCCTCCGAACAGGGAGCCAAGCTGCTCGCCCTAGTCTGCACCTCATCGCATGTAAGGAAACACCCCCGCCCCGGAAAGTTCCTGTGCCCGTGGGGGCGAGGGAAGCCCCTCAGAAGGTCGAGCGCCTGAGTGGAAGCGGACCCCGGAGGCTGGGTCCTGGAGGCATGTTCTGTGCCCAGGAGCGGCCTGACTCcagtggcagggtggggcccaAGGGAAGATGGGCCCAAGGAGGCCAGGATCTCAGAAGAGCATCCAATGCAGGAGCACAGGCTGCACCTCCCCAGAGAGGAGGAGTGTCCACCCCACCAGGTGACTTCCCTTTGGCATGTGGGTCTCCAGGGAGCCCACCCTGGTGCAAACACTGCAAACCAGGCACATGTGGAGGActggggtgcagaggagggagggaggacgaaGAGAGGGGTCCCCAGCATTAGGAGACACGCTAGGGGCTCCCCACTCCACCAAACCAGCAGGGCCAGCCTCCCGAGGGGATCAGATTCCTAGAGAGAGAAGTGAGATGTTACCTCTGGCTGCTGACGGGGCAGCTCTGGCTccgctggggagctgggggctcgTGCTTGGAGGCCgcaggctggctctggctttctgCCCCCTCTTTGGCCACTGCTTTCTTCTCACTGGCCTTCATCCCCTTCCCAGCCACAGGGGTGCCCTTCTCTCCAggctctgcctcttctcctctCGCCACTGGCTGCGAGGttcctggggcaggctggggcaggctctCTGCTCCTCCGGGGGCCGTGCCCTCCCCCACGCTGGTGCAAGGCCCGGTGTTCTGGCCCACGGGCGCCCCCTCCGAAGGAGCCGTGGCAGCGGCTGGCTGCCCTGCGGGGCCCTCCAAACCCTGGGGCATCCCTGAGGGCCTTGGCGAGGCTTCTGCACAAGAGGAGAAAGTCAATAGCTCCCCAGAGGGGTCTGATCCACCCCCAGGGAAGAGACCCACAAACCCAGATCCTTCCCTTCGTTACACGGGCAGGTCCCTGGGTTCAGACCCTGTGCTAGACGGGCAGACAGGCCTTCTGCTCTCCCTTCTCGCTCCCGACCCCCCGGCTCCAGAGGGCACCCACGGGGCTGCCTCGTGCCCCTTCGGCTGGCTTTCTCGGGGCACCTGGGCGGGGCGAGGGGGGTCCCTGTCACACACCCGGGGCGGGGCCCCGGCGCTCACTGGGGGCAGAGCCCACGAGGCTCAGGGCCAGGCTCCCCCCTGGCCAGATCAGCACAAGAGGAGCCGCTCTGTAGGAAGCCAGCTGAGTGtctccaggggggtggggaccccctgccgccccaagcCCTTCGGCTGCCGGGCAGATGGGCTGAGGCCTCCCCCACACCGGGCCCAGGggggagttcaggggggctcACGCCACGGCCTTGGCTACACTCTGCTCCCGGGCTGGCACCAGGTGGGGACTCAGCAATTCCTAggcggggtgtggggtggggtccCAGCACCAGCGTGCAGACCCGCATGTGGGGGGCCCGGGGCGCTGCCCTCACTGCAGAGGGGTGGCGAGGGGGGAATCCAGGCTCCCGGTATGGGGCAGACGCTGCTCTGAGGTCTCGAGTGGGGCGGTTTCCCATGCGCCCTGGCGAGCCCCAAGGCGGGGGCCACACGCAGGACTGAGCCCCGCGtggaggaagcagcagccagagccgcACCAGGCAGCGTAGCGACACCCCCCGTCCCGCCCAGCGGTGCAGGCAGCCCCTGCTGCGGCAGATCCCCCGGTGTCCCGGGGGGACCAGCCACCTCCCAGGCCAGCTCGGGGCACCGTTACCTGCTTCCATGCTGGGCTGCCCGTGCTCGGTGCTTCCTGCTGCTGCGGCCCTGGGGAGCGCGGGTCCTAGCACCCCCTCGCCGTGCCCTAGAGAGAGGGGCCGGGATGTCAGCGGCCAAACGCCACCGGGGAGCCCCTGGCAACCCCCCGCTGGACGTGcctggccccggggcaggggcagcgcagccCCCCGGCACCGGAATCCAACCCCCGCGGAGCGGAGCGCAGCgcagcgctgcagcccgcccgcCGGCCCGTCCTCCCCGCGGCCGCCCAGAGCCGGCAGGCAGCCCTAGCCCCCGCTGAGCCTCGGGGGCCGAGAGCCCGCTTACCTGGGGCCCCGGCGCAGCCGGCGGTCGGAGCAGCACCCGAGCTGTGCCCGTGCTGGGACGGAGCCGCCCCCTTCTATACTCCGGGGGACGGAGCCGGATTAGTGCGCGGGGAGCCGTGTCCTTCGCCGCAGCGTGAGACCCTTACGCGTCGCCTTTCAGGCCACCTGTCACTGCTGGAGCGCGTTCAAAGGCCGCTCCAGGCTTCGCCCGGCCGCTcctgccggggcgggggggtcaaaCCAACAGAGAACAgatgccagagccccccccccgaactccgcCACCGCCCCGCCCGAGGGGGCACCAGCCCCCCAGGAAATGACCATTTACtgcgggggccgggggccgggacAGCTACGTGCCCCTTTGAGCGCGGGGCGGGCacacccggggggggggtcggtctCACGCCCGGATCCGAACTGCCCCGTGGCGCGGCCGGCGAGGGGCTTCCGAGACCCCCGGGGAGCCCAGCGGGAGCCGCGCACCTGCCCCGGAGAGGGGGAACTGCCCGGAGGCACCCGCTGTGCGCTCTGCTGCCGTCGGTCCGGGCTCGGGCTCggccgggggagcccagggcagcctGGCATCGCGTTCCCGGCAAGGCGCGGCGCTGCCCGGGGCGGTTccgggggccaggagcaggcccCTCGCAAGCGCCCCCCAGGGCAGCGTCCCGCCCCCCGCAAGCCTGCAGGGAAAGCGCGGTCACTGGGAACGTCCCAGCCTAGCAAGGGTTAACACCAGGGAGCGAGGAGAGACTAAACCCCAGGGCTGGCGGGGCCCTGCGGGAGGCGGCCCCACCCGTGCCCATATCCCCTTCGGGGTTTGCACAACGCTCCAGGTCCCTTCAACACAGATCCCGAGTCTAACCCCCCCGGAGAGAACTGAGCACCCGCTGGGCCGGTGGGGGCTACACAACTGCACTTTAACTAGAGGTTTGAGTCCAGTCTTTGCGTCTAACCCCTAGCAGGTTCCTGGGTTCACTGCGCAGTATTAATAACTGGAGCCATGCTGGCtggtcccccgccccccgcccgccccagggAGGCCAGGACATG
This window encodes:
- the MYLK2 gene encoding myosin light chain kinase 2, skeletal/cardiac muscle isoform X2 → MEAEASPRPSGMPQGLEGPAGQPAAATAPSEGAPVGQNTGPCTSVGEGTAPGGAESLPQPAPGTSQPVARGEEAEPGEKGTPVAGKGMKASEKKAVAKEGAESQSQPAASKHEPPAPQRSQSCPVSSQRPGEEPRGAKVGAEEASAACAEKSPQGPATPAEGASALPAEPSLVEVPGPASDAPRAQTCPEKPTPSEVPSPASSSGAVTPAELPSSVELPHPASDETPAEPPSSVELPHPASDETPAELPSSVELPHPASDETPAEPPSSVELPHPASDETPAELPSSVELPHPASDETPAEPSSVEQPPPALDSPGKAGKTGPVAGEQPPSSEEEEVEPPPSPYLTPDFGKEDPFQILDDVPPPPAPFAHRIVSLKSSTVNSKFNINTKEMLGGGKFGEVRTCTERETGLKLAAKIIRKQGSKDKEMALVEIEVMNQLNHRNLIQLYEAIETPREIILFMEFVEGGELFERIIDEDYHLTEVDCMVFVRQICDGITFMHQMRVLHLDLKPENILCVSSTGHMVKIIDFGLARRYNPREKLKVNFGTPEFLSPEVVNYDQVSYSTDMWSLGVITYMLLSGLSPFLGDDDTETLNNVLEAKWYFDEEAFEGISEEAKDFVSNLIIKQKSGRMSAAKCLQHPWLNDLAEKAKRCNRRLKSQVLLRKYVMRRRWKKNFIGVCAANRFKKISSSGSLTALGV
- the MYLK2 gene encoding myosin light chain kinase 2, skeletal/cardiac muscle isoform X1 — translated: MEAEASPRPSGMPQGLEGPAGQPAAATAPSEGAPVGQNTGPCTSVGEGTAPGGAESLPQPAPGTSQPVARGEEAEPGEKGTPVAGKGMKASEKKAVAKEGAESQSQPAASKHEPPAPQRSQSCPVSSQRPGEEPRGAKVGAEEASAACAEKSPQGPATPAEGASALPAEPSLVEVPGPASDAPRAQTCPEKPTPSEVPSPASSSGAVTPAELPSSVELPHPASDETPAEPPSSVELPHPASDETPAELPSSVELPHPASDETPAEPPSSVELPHPASDETPAELPSSVELPHPASDETPAEPSSVEQPPPALDSPGKAGKTGPVAGEQPPSSEEEEVEPPPSPYLTPDFGKEDPFQILDDVPPPPAPFAHRIVSLKSSTVNSKFNINTKEMLGGGKFGEVRTCTERETGLKLAAKIIRKQGSKDKEMALVEIEVMNQLNHRNLIQLYEAIETPREIILFMEFVEGGELFERIIDEDYHLTEVDCMVFVRQICDGITFMHQMRVLHLDLKPENILCVSSTGHMVKIIDFGLARRYNPREKLKVNFGTPEFLSPEVVNYDQVSYSTDMWSLGVITYMLLSGLSPFLGDDDTETLNNVLEAKWYFDEEAFEGISEEAKDFVSNLIIKQKRFESSRGRPRAFESGQHSWYHAQGLRPASGSKPPSITSHLGADDPAPSPCVPAAWPGAAAGCSCLSLAKLAGGAETGTPRGRCGSLHPC